One Chromobacterium paludis genomic window carries:
- a CDS encoding DUF3141 domain-containing protein, translated as MFDYWLDACQRGVLYWDTLYQRGATYLEHCESGKPPVLVFDYEIIMDARELPDPANYALASIQPPAGCPATDPAKRPFVVIDPRAGHGPGIGGFKMDSEIGIALQQGHPCYFVMFFPQPVPGQTIESVAKAEGHFLARVNELHPDSDGKPFVIGNCQGGWALAMLAAVAPDLVGPILLAGSPLSYWAGVRGKNPMRYAGGLNGGTWSASLAGDLGNGHFDGAHLVENFEKLDPANTLWKKSYNLYSKVDTEPQRYLDFERWWGGHYLLNKAEMEWITQKLFVGNELVHGKITSHDGTMRVDMRNIRSPIMVFASWGDNITPPQQALNWIADLYDSVEDIRNNEQTIVYCLHNKVGHLGIFVSAGVANKEHSEFASALDLIDVLAPGLYEAVIEDIAPDSPGQEYIEGRYIIRFEARDVPDILALDDGRDDEQAFEVVKRVSEINQGVYNRYLSPVVRAFSNEASARLLRELHPARFERTLISPKNPFLWWLPGLAAHVREQRRPVAEDNPLWQWQERMSDLIVQSLDRYRDLRDAAQEQLFRSVYESPQLATLVGVQPAGEPRSQALAWESRELARLKREALDPCFEQGSLADGFVRLLVYVGNGMGAIDERPFNAIRRTMRGVHKEYPLTLMQLKQTIRRQVSLVRADPQRALNGLGSLLPQQHIRHQAWMLVRDLLLVNRHDIPAEQQARLKQVADALGLSEQDRLTVLDKSEIRPMTAASAQPEAPTAATAAPAKASPARKAAASQAKTGTKTASSAARKPSAKTNGQAQPAKPAANPPKES; from the coding sequence TTGTTTGATTACTGGCTGGATGCCTGCCAGCGCGGCGTCCTGTACTGGGACACCCTGTACCAGCGCGGCGCCACCTATCTGGAGCACTGCGAAAGCGGCAAGCCGCCGGTGCTGGTGTTCGACTACGAAATCATCATGGACGCCCGCGAGCTGCCCGACCCGGCCAACTACGCTTTGGCCTCCATTCAGCCCCCTGCAGGCTGCCCGGCCACCGATCCGGCCAAGCGCCCCTTCGTCGTCATCGACCCGCGCGCCGGCCACGGCCCCGGGATTGGCGGCTTCAAGATGGACAGCGAGATAGGCATCGCGCTGCAGCAAGGCCATCCCTGCTATTTCGTCATGTTCTTCCCGCAGCCGGTGCCGGGCCAGACCATAGAGAGCGTGGCCAAGGCCGAGGGCCATTTCCTGGCCCGCGTCAACGAACTGCACCCGGACAGCGACGGCAAGCCCTTCGTCATCGGCAACTGCCAGGGCGGCTGGGCGCTGGCCATGCTCGCGGCCGTGGCGCCGGACCTGGTCGGCCCCATTCTGCTGGCCGGCTCGCCGCTGTCCTACTGGGCCGGCGTGCGCGGCAAGAACCCGATGCGCTACGCCGGCGGCCTGAACGGCGGCACCTGGAGCGCCTCCCTGGCCGGCGACCTGGGCAACGGTCACTTCGACGGCGCCCATCTGGTGGAGAATTTCGAAAAGCTGGACCCGGCCAACACGCTGTGGAAGAAGTCCTACAACCTGTACTCCAAGGTGGACACCGAACCGCAACGCTACCTGGACTTCGAGCGCTGGTGGGGCGGCCACTATCTGCTGAACAAGGCGGAGATGGAGTGGATCACGCAGAAGCTGTTCGTCGGCAACGAGCTGGTCCACGGCAAGATCACCAGCCACGACGGCACCATGCGCGTGGACATGCGCAACATCCGTTCGCCCATCATGGTGTTCGCGTCCTGGGGCGACAACATCACCCCGCCGCAACAGGCGCTGAACTGGATCGCGGACCTTTACGACAGCGTGGAAGACATCCGCAATAACGAGCAAACCATCGTCTACTGCCTGCACAACAAGGTGGGCCACCTGGGCATCTTCGTCTCCGCCGGCGTGGCCAACAAGGAGCACAGCGAATTCGCCAGCGCGCTGGACCTGATCGACGTGCTGGCGCCGGGCCTGTACGAAGCCGTCATCGAGGACATCGCGCCGGACTCTCCGGGCCAGGAATACATAGAAGGCCGCTACATCATCCGCTTTGAGGCGCGCGACGTGCCGGACATCCTGGCGCTGGACGACGGCCGCGACGACGAGCAAGCCTTCGAAGTGGTGAAGCGCGTGTCCGAAATCAACCAGGGCGTATACAACCGCTACCTGTCGCCGGTGGTGCGCGCCTTCAGCAACGAAGCCAGCGCCCGCCTGCTGCGCGAGCTGCATCCGGCCCGCTTCGAACGCACGCTGATCTCGCCCAAGAACCCGTTCCTGTGGTGGCTGCCCGGCCTGGCCGCCCACGTCCGCGAACAGCGCCGCCCGGTGGCGGAAGACAACCCGCTATGGCAATGGCAGGAGCGCATGTCCGACCTCATCGTCCAGTCGCTGGACCGCTACCGCGACCTGCGCGACGCGGCGCAGGAACAGCTGTTCCGCTCCGTCTACGAATCGCCGCAGCTGGCCACGCTGGTCGGCGTGCAGCCGGCCGGCGAGCCGCGCAGCCAGGCGCTGGCCTGGGAAAGCCGCGAACTGGCGCGCCTGAAGCGCGAAGCGCTGGACCCTTGCTTCGAACAGGGGTCGCTGGCAGACGGCTTCGTCAGGCTGCTGGTGTATGTCGGCAATGGCATGGGCGCAATAGACGAGCGTCCTTTCAATGCCATCCGCCGCACCATGCGCGGCGTCCATAAGGAGTATCCGCTGACGCTGATGCAGTTGAAGCAGACCATACGCCGCCAGGTTTCGCTGGTGCGCGCCGACCCTCAGCGCGCGCTGAATGGCCTGGGCTCGCTGCTGCCGCAACAGCACATCCGCCATCAAGCATGGATGCTGGTGCGCGACCTGCTGCTGGTGAACCGCCATGACATTCCGGCGGAACAGCAAGCGCGGCTGAAACAGGTGGCCGATGCGCTGGGCTTGTCGGAGCAGGACCGCCTGACCGTGCTGGACAAGTCTGAGATCCGCCCCATGACGGCCGCCAGCGCTCAGCCGGAAGCGCCCACCGCCGCGACTGCCGCGCCGGCCAAGGCCAGCCCGGCGCGCAAAGCCGCCGCCTCTCAGGCCAAGACCGGCACGAAAACGGCCAGCAGCGCCGCCCGCAAGCCGTCCGCCAAGACCAACGGCCAGGCCCAGCCCGCCAAGCCTGCGGCAAACCCGCCCAAGGAGTCCTGA
- a CDS encoding LysR substrate-binding domain-containing protein has translation MSLLKQHQLRALVAVADHGSVNAAARALCVTQPAITKALRELEAEQGVPLLLRNSWGVTLTDAGQVLLGYARLVMRELERAQREMDRLRSGRECSLRIGLTPLAGLEVLPQAFAAFRKAMPQVKVDFLELNGPQLLDGLRSGQLDFALGAFAAVGDDPFVRAERLFSSRAGFVVRADSPLRHAVSLDALREAEWLHADPSGQYERFVQEMFAGQGLAPPSRITCCTSNVLFCGLLMTMDAVVPLSNQALRATLTAQRFVELKLEARPPDVSLLLLMREGAILSRAAERFIDRVREAQRGDAAGLPG, from the coding sequence ATGAGCTTGCTGAAGCAACACCAATTGCGGGCCTTGGTCGCGGTGGCGGACCACGGCAGCGTCAATGCGGCGGCGCGCGCGCTGTGCGTGACGCAGCCCGCCATCACCAAGGCGCTGCGCGAGCTGGAGGCGGAGCAAGGCGTGCCCTTGCTGCTGCGCAACTCCTGGGGGGTGACGCTGACCGATGCCGGCCAGGTCTTGCTGGGCTACGCGCGGCTGGTGATGCGCGAGCTGGAGCGGGCGCAGCGGGAAATGGACAGATTGCGCTCCGGCCGGGAATGCAGCCTGCGCATCGGCCTGACGCCCTTGGCCGGGCTGGAGGTCTTGCCGCAGGCCTTCGCGGCCTTCCGCAAGGCCATGCCGCAGGTGAAGGTGGACTTTCTGGAATTGAATGGCCCCCAATTGCTGGACGGCTTGCGCAGCGGCCAGCTGGATTTCGCGCTGGGCGCATTCGCCGCGGTAGGGGACGATCCCTTTGTGCGAGCGGAGCGATTGTTTTCGTCGCGCGCCGGCTTCGTCGTGCGTGCGGACAGCCCGCTGCGCCATGCCGTTTCCCTGGACGCGCTGCGGGAGGCGGAATGGCTGCACGCGGACCCCAGCGGGCAGTACGAGCGCTTTGTCCAGGAGATGTTTGCCGGGCAAGGCCTGGCGCCGCCGTCGCGCATCACGTGCTGCACGTCCAATGTGCTGTTTTGCGGCCTGCTGATGACGATGGACGCGGTGGTGCCGCTGTCCAATCAGGCCTTGCGGGCCACGCTGACCGCGCAGCGCTTCGTCGAGTTGAAGCTGGAAGCCCGCCCGCCGGATGTGAGCTTGCTGCTGCTGATGAGGGAGGGTGCGATTCTGAGCCGCGCCGCCGAGCGGTTCATTGACCGGGTGCGGGAGGCGCAGCGGGGAGACGCTGCCGGTCTGCCGGGGTGA
- a CDS encoding M20 aminoacylase family protein → MANDTFILPEILNSLDEFIQLRRQIHAHPELGFEEKQTSELVAAKLRQWGYAVHEGVGRTGVVGTLRAGDGPRALGIRADMDALPIQESTGLPYASVCPGKMHACGHDGHTAILLAAAKYLAETRRFTGTLHLIFQPAEEGLGGAPAMLQDGLFERFPCDAVYALHNAPGLPVGGFALKEGAMAASSDSVDVRLVGVGAHGAMPSFGRDPIVAASSIVMALQTLVARNIPATEAGVVTVGALHAGKAHNVIPEHAEMKLTVRALSRDVHATLKQRLHETIRLQAQSYGVEADIHYRTIAPVLVNTPDETRFLANLIREHAGAERLIQPPQGMMGSEDFAWMLERKPGCYVLLGNGTESRGGCMVHNPGYDFNDQALPVGASLWARLAENYLRG, encoded by the coding sequence ATGGCAAACGATACCTTCATCCTGCCGGAAATCCTGAACAGCCTGGATGAATTCATCCAGCTGCGCCGACAGATCCACGCCCACCCAGAACTCGGCTTCGAGGAAAAACAGACCAGCGAACTGGTGGCGGCCAAGCTGCGCCAGTGGGGCTATGCGGTGCATGAGGGCGTCGGCCGAACCGGCGTGGTAGGCACGCTGCGCGCCGGCGACGGCCCGCGCGCGCTCGGCATACGCGCCGACATGGACGCGCTGCCGATACAAGAAAGCACCGGTCTGCCCTACGCCAGCGTCTGCCCCGGCAAGATGCACGCCTGCGGCCACGACGGCCACACCGCCATCCTGCTGGCCGCCGCCAAATACCTGGCCGAGACGCGGCGCTTCACCGGCACTTTGCACCTGATCTTTCAGCCCGCGGAAGAAGGCCTGGGCGGGGCGCCGGCCATGCTGCAGGATGGATTGTTTGAGCGCTTCCCCTGCGACGCCGTTTACGCCCTGCACAACGCGCCCGGCCTGCCGGTGGGCGGCTTCGCGCTGAAGGAAGGCGCGATGGCCGCCTCGTCCGACAGCGTGGACGTGCGCCTGGTGGGCGTGGGCGCGCACGGCGCCATGCCCAGCTTCGGCCGCGACCCCATCGTCGCCGCCTCATCCATCGTGATGGCGCTGCAAACCCTGGTGGCGCGCAACATCCCCGCCACCGAGGCCGGCGTGGTCACCGTCGGCGCGCTGCACGCCGGCAAGGCGCACAACGTGATTCCGGAACACGCGGAAATGAAGCTGACCGTGCGCGCGCTGAGCCGCGACGTCCACGCCACCTTGAAGCAGCGGCTGCATGAAACCATCCGGCTGCAGGCCCAGAGCTATGGCGTGGAAGCGGATATCCACTACCGCACCATCGCGCCGGTGCTGGTCAACACCCCGGATGAAACCCGCTTCCTGGCCAACCTGATCCGCGAGCACGCCGGCGCGGAACGTCTGATCCAGCCGCCGCAAGGGATGATGGGCAGCGAGGACTTTGCCTGGATGCTGGAGAGGAAGCCGGGCTGCTACGTGCTGCTGGGCAATGGCACCGAAAGCCGCGGCGGCTGCATGGTCCACAACCCCGGCTACGACTTCAACGACCAGGCCCTGCCAGTGGGCGCCTCGCTGTGGGCGCGGCTGGCGGAAAACTATCTGCGCGGCTGA